ACCcttgggctcctctctccactcCGGAAAGGCTTGAACTCTTTGGCCATGCAGAGCCTCTGCAGAGTGTCCAGGACGGACAGGTGGGGAAGAAGCACTAACAATATGAGGCTGGTTTGATGAGGATAAGGGAGGATTTGCAGTTCCCTTTGCACAGGCTGCCCCATGTCATGCCACCCTTGAAATTCAGCCGTACAGAATAACAGGCTGAGAACCACCACCCACCCTCATAGCTGTAGGCACAGTTCTTACTGTAAGTGTCCTGATCTCGATCCTTTGTGGAGAACTTCATGTTGTCGTGCATGGTCTTGGGATTGTCTGAGGTCATGGCATCCCCTGCTGTCCCTGCGTAGGAGCCCAGCCTCAGCCGGTAGCCGTGGGACTCATCTTCTACACTGAAGAGGTTGTAGTCTGCGAAATGGATGTTGTCTGAAGAGTCCTGGATGACAAATCTGACCTGGTAAACCTTCTGCTTGGCGATCTGATGGATGTACTCAGTGCCCAGCCAGTACTCGGTGCGCACATTCCCAAAGCCGTACTTGTAGGTGCTCCAGGACTCGGCCCAGGTGACCGGTGTGTCTTTCTGGTTCCTCTGGATGACCGTCCAGCCCCCATGTGTCACATTCATTTCGCAGTACACCACAATGTGGTGGAGCCCTTTTGGCTGGATGATGTAGACGCCGCTGTGGCTGCCAGCGGGAACCTCACTGCAGTCTTTGGGCCAGCCTGgggcaggaagcagagatggtTACTAAATCCCACACAGCGAGACACTGAAAGCATCTGGTATTTCTTTTGTACCTATGTCCTTTTGCACACGCATTCTTGGGCTTTATTCCTGCCATGTGCTTGCAGGAGTAAATTGAAATCTTGACGTGATCAACATAAGACTTGGGTTTCATATCTCTCCAAGACAGAATTCAAACTGATAGGAACACACTGCCAAAATGTCTTGGCCTGGTGAGACCAAGGCAGACGTAGCCTTCACACAGCACACAATGCACTTAGGCCAGGTTGGATTCGGTCTTACAGTGCTGTGGGGATTTGTCTGTAGCATGCGGGTGATGTATCACTGCACAGACAAGTGCAAGCCTGGGTTATAAAGCCATCTGCTGTTACAGCATGGAGGCTTTAGAGCTTTATATTACTTTATAGTAGTCTCAGAAACCCTGGAGTGTGATCAAGACAACCATATTGCTAATGATTAAATCAGCCCTTGTGGTGTCATTAGGGAAAATCCATCAGTTTTTTGTGGGCTCACATGACCAGCTCTTTAGGGACTTCCTGACTTTTGATTTTATTATGGCCTTTCAACGCTCCAGAGCGTCAGTACCTTATGCAGCAAACAGCTGAATGCACCTACCCACTTCTGGGAAGAgacctgctctgctcccagtaCCCAGGGGAATACTGGGAGAATGCTGATCATTCCTACCCAGAGAGGACCTAGCTTGTGGTCCTGTGGGCTACTGTTGACTCAGTCAGGTCAGTAACACAGTCAGTCCCTGTCTTACCCAGTCTTCTACCAACTGTtcagtgaaaagagaaaaataaccaaTCACAACTTCCCAGAGGCCAGTAATGAACCATCACTTTCCATTTGGGATCTTTAGGTGGAAAATTCCCCCTGCTAAAGATCCTTGCAGCTCCTGAGCCCAGGACATGGCTAGTACCAGAGTCCCCCCCAAGGTGGTGAGCTGTGGCACTCCTGCAGCCTATCAGTAAACCCACATTTTTCCTGGGAGAAGCCGTTGTGCATGTAGGATATGGGCTGAGGCGGCTGAGAGCTCCTCCTGAGCCCAGCAATGGTGAAACCCGTTGAGCAGAGGTACTCCTTGAGAACAGACTTACCATGACCTGCTGGTGGGCGGGGGGCCACGTCTCTGACCTGTCGAACGTGTTGGGTATCGTTATCTGAGTTAACAAGAACAGAGGAGACAGGAGTGAGTGCTGAGAGTATCTATCTCAAATGCCTGCTGGGAGAGCATGTTATTCTCCAGATGATATTCCTGGTTTGCTGTTGTTGCTCCTAATTCCATAGGGACTCTACCACTTCAGATATCAGCCAGTCGGTAGTTAGT
The Lathamus discolor isolate bLatDis1 chromosome 14, bLatDis1.hap1, whole genome shotgun sequence genome window above contains:
- the LOC136021897 gene encoding fibrinogen-like protein 1-like protein isoform X1 gives rise to the protein MDGKRRQKGAGADCRLQNEQECLLPYDYNDTQHVRQVRDVAPRPPAGHGWPKDCSEVPAGSHSGVYIIQPKGLHHIVVYCEMNVTHGGWTVIQRNQKDTPVTWAESWSTYKYGFGNVRTEYWLGTEYIHQIAKQKVYQVRFVIQDSSDNIHFADYNLFSVEDESHGYRLRLGSYAGTAGDAMTSDNPKTMHDNMKFSTKDRDQDTYSKNCAYSYEGGWWFSACYSVRLNFKGGMTWGSLCKGNCKSSLILIKPASYC
- the LOC136021897 gene encoding fibrinogen-like protein 1-like protein isoform X2 codes for the protein MNVPPEPSQLDNDTQHVRQVRDVAPRPPAGHGWPKDCSEVPAGSHSGVYIIQPKGLHHIVVYCEMNVTHGGWTVIQRNQKDTPVTWAESWSTYKYGFGNVRTEYWLGTEYIHQIAKQKVYQVRFVIQDSSDNIHFADYNLFSVEDESHGYRLRLGSYAGTAGDAMTSDNPKTMHDNMKFSTKDRDQDTYSKNCAYSYEGGWWFSACYSVRLNFKGGMTWGSLCKGNCKSSLILIKPASYC